The segment aagagggggaaagttcagatggggagacagagaggaggaggaggaggagacgatttggaagcacggggaggtcatctcaaggagctagtggcacagtcagacagcatgcatcgtcgccaggggtcagccagacagcacgctgacgcccatcaacgcatgctgttgccaccaccagaatgccgtcatcacagagctcagcagtgtggcattttttttgtgtgtctgcctctgacaacagcgatgccatttgcaacctgtgccaaaagaaactgagtcgtgggaagtccaacagccacctaggtacaactgctttgcaaaggcacatggtctcccatcacaaaggccgatgggaagaacacatgagtagaagcagcacacaaagtgaaagccgccctcctcctcctgctccagcatcttcagccacgtcaaccagtgctgtcctccttgccccctctcaaccatcctccactcagtctctcttacgtagcagttcctggtcatctgcccacagtcaggtgtctgtcaaggacatgtttgagcgtaagaagccaatttctcaaagtcacccccttgcccggcgtctgacagctggcttgtctgaactcttagcccgccagcttttaccatacaagctggtggagtctgatgctttcaaaaaatttgtatctattgggacaccgcagtggaaggtacctggcagaaatttattttcacaaaaggcaatcccaaacctgtactctgttgtgagaaaggaagttatggcatgtctggcacacagcgttggggcaagggtccatatgaccacggatagctggtctgcaaagcatggtcagggcaggtatatcacctacactgcgcattgggtaaacctgctgacttctgagttggtgacaccgccacgacttgcaggcaggcctgctgctacctcctctactcctcctactccatcctactccatcctcttccataacctcttcctcggttgagtcctcttcaacttctgcgtcttgctccacatctatggcaccccccagctccccaggtactatgctacatcccgggtacggcagtgtcacgccgtcttggggttgacttgcctgaaagcggagagtcacaccgcaccagcactccagCACTCCTGACCTGAAGGCACAGGTGGATcattggctgactccgcaccaactggagattggcaaggagattggcaaggttgtttctgacaatggaagtaatttggtggcggcattgaaattgggcaagttgacacatgtgccgtgcatggcacatgtgtgtaatctaattgtacaacgatttgtccataagtacccaggcttacaggacgtcctgaagcaggccaggaaggtgtgtggccatttcaggcattcctacacggccatgacgcacttgtccgatatccagcgtcgaaacaacctgccagtgaggcgcttgatttgcgacagcccgacacggtggaattcaacactcctaatgtttgaccgcctgctccaacaagaaaaagctgttaatgagtatttgtatgaccggggtgctaggccagcctctggggagctggggatattttttccaaattactggacgctcatgcgcaatgcctgtaggctcatgcgtccttttgaggaggtgacaaaccttgtcagtcgcaccgaaggaaccatcagcaacatcataccatttgttttcttcctggagcgtgccctgcgaagagtgctggatcaggcagtagatgagcgtgaagaggaagcgggagagttgtggtgtccatcacccccacaaacagccgaatcagcatcgcttgctggacctgcggcaacgcaggaagaggattgtgaggaagaggagtcagaggaggaatgtggctttgaggaggaggaggaggaggaagactgagcacaacaggcatcccagggtgctcgttgttgtcacctctctggtacccgtggtgttgtacgtggctggggggaagaagataccatcagtgagatcagtgaggaggaggaacgggacatgattagctcagcatccaaccttgttcaaatgggttctttcatgctgtcgtgcctgttgagggaccctcgtataaaaaagctgaaggagaacgacctgtactgggtgtccacgctcctcgaccccctgtataagcataaagtgcctgaaatgttaccaaattcccgcaagtcggaaaagatggagcattttcataataaattaaaaactatgctttacacagcgtataagggtgatgtcacagcaccacgggaatcctcctcctcctcccacgaccacggcggcaaggaccgtacgctttcctgacgtcttgttgatggaggacatgcgtacctttttaactcccatgcaccatcagagcctttcgggatccagccttagagaaagactcaactgacaggtagcagactacctagctttaactgcggatgtcgacactctcaggagccatggaccccttgactactgggtgtgcaggctggacttgtggcctatgccaatttgcaatggaacttctggcctgccccgcttcaagtgtcctgtccgaaagtactttcagtgcagcaggaggttttgtcactgagaagagaagtcgcctaggtcaaaaaagccttgactatctcacttttataaaaatgaatgagggctggatcccgaagggactgacattgggcgatacatttgaataaaaaaggcctgatgatgagatgagctggcttgggctacaactggtacacaggctggcctttttttttggttataaagccggaggacttgcttgacttatccgccaacaactagtgttcaagccacaagcttttagggcactttttaaattttttacaaacatcaatttttctgaccgctgctgcagcagttgctacaacaatacccaattttttcagtcatttgtacattcctaatttttctggcctctgctgcagctctgtgggtacaaaactcaaataaaaaaaataaggcacataacaatagtgattaaactgttacgaattgtacaacttagcattagcaaatcactcatatctggtggaccattaaattgaacgcaaaatgccacaaatttgaaggaggaggaccgaccaagcatctttatccgtctcttgattgctctaaattatctccgtgttccatctatgccatacctgtagtctattgtgcaaaagggtggcatatgtggtgtttcatgctgttgtgcctgttgcgggtcgtggcccatggtataaaaaggctgaaggagaacgacctgtaatgggtggcccatcaaatttttagaaaaatgttcctggttcatctcaattatctctgggtttctaaaatggatgccatacctgtactcgcttgtgcaaaaggatggcatatgtggtggtgtttcctgcagtagtttctgttgagggtgctggaccctcttataaaaaagctgaaggagaacgacctggagtgggagtccaagcatgttttttgggctatttcacttttcaaaaaaattatctgtgggtttctaaaatcaatgccgtaccaatactctattgttcaaaaggatgccatatgttctcttttctgctggtattttgtttgagggtcctggaccctcttataaaaaggactaaggagaaagaggtgtactgggtgtccactcaatttttttttctatttcacatttgccaaaaattatctctgggtttgtaaaatcaatgctgtacctgtactctattgttcaaaaggatgccatacgtcctctttcctgctggtcttttttttgagggtcctggaccctcttataaaaaggcagaaggagaaagaagtgtactgggtgtccatcgaatcatttgtttgattcaaattcccggttgcaacaaattatctccgggtttctaaaatcaatgcctttcctgtaatctaattttcaaaaggatgccatatgtcctctttcctgctgctggttttgtgtagggtcctgtagcctctgctaaaaaaaggcctaaggataaataagtgtactgggtgtctaatcaatctttttttagatttcacgattgcaacaaatgatcccagggtttctaaaatcaatgcctttcctgtaatctattagtcacaaggatgccatatgtcctctttcatgctgttgtttctgttgaggctccgggagcctcttctaaaaaggcctaaggataaagaagtgtactgggtgtataatctatgtttttttagatttcacggttgcaactaatgatctctgtgtttctaaaatcaatgcctttcatgtaatctaattttcaaaaggatgccatatgtcctcttttatgctgctggttttgtggagggtcctggagcctctgctaaaaaggcctaaggataaagaagtttacttagtgtataatctatgttttcttagatttcacggttgcaactaatgatctctgtgtttctaaaatcaatgcctttcctgtaatctaattttcaaaaggatgacatatgtcctctttcctgctgctggttttgtggagggtcctggagcctctgctaaaaaaagacctaaggataaataagtgtactgggtgtctaatcaatctttttttagatttcacggttgcaacaaattatcccagggtttctaaaatcaatgcctttcctgtaatctattagtcacaaggatgccatatgtcctctttcatactgttgtttctgttgaggctccgggagcctcttctaaaaaggcctaaggataaagaagtgtactgggtgtataatctatgttttttttagatttcacggttgcaactaatgatctctgtgtttctaaaatcaatgcctttccagaaatctatttttcaaaaggatgccatatgtcctctttttttGTGTGCTGAATAATCGTTTTTACTGGGatgggataaaaaaaaatggaaataagtaTAACAAGATTTCTGACAAAACAggtacaaaaagtaacaaaatattATGAATCAGAAAGTTGTAACAAGAgggaccaaagaaaaaaaaagaccctACATCACTGGGCAGCTGGATAACTGAACTGCAGCACCACAATCCCCACATTATAAGACATAAGTAACACTGGGAAAAATACTTTTACTTGAAATACATAACGATAACTATGTTAAAGTAGTTAGATATACCAAACTGGACTTGTATTGATGAGGAATGAGTGCTTAAGAAatacaacaattacatttttataacctttttttccccccactttaaaAATTTACAGAATTCGCCCAGTTTTCTTGCATCCATGCTTCTTTTGTTTGAATTCAccactactagatcagtttccttcTAAAGGATAAATTCCATTATGCAAAATGAGTTGTAATTCACAGAACGTGGTTTGTTTCCTTTTgatgtggaatttttttttttgttcttagcaACAAAACTGCGTTACTTCCTTTAAGGGGTTACGGGCTTGCCTGGAATCTGAAGCGTCACATAATTGGACAGAAGTGGACAGGTTTgtctacatattttacatttaataaatccACCTGTTTGGCAATAAGTAAAATATTACATCTACGATGTCTTCACCAAATCGTAGACAGAAATATGGAAATCGTCATCAAATTTTAAGCAATAAACAGAGGGTTTGGCTTCCACTTGGTGTATTACCATGCAAGTCCTTTTTGAGCCATCTTCTTTGGCATACTCCACTTGCTTTCCTACAAGGCTGTCCACAACTTCTCCTGGTTCTCTTTCTGCTGGAGGGGAATCATTAGAGTCTGGCATGATGTGGAGATCTCCTTCTTTGTAGTCATCTAATAGCTGATACACTGGGCAGCTGGATAACTGAACTGCAGCACCACAATCCCCACATTATAAGACATAAGTAACACTGGGAAAAATACTTTTACTTGAAATACATAACGATAACTATGTTAAAGTAGTTAGATATACCAAACTGGACTTGTATTGATGAGGAATGAGTGCTTAAGAAatacaacaattacatttttataacctttttttccccccactttgaaAATTTACAGAATTCGCCCAGTTTTCTTGCATCCATGCTTCTTTTGTTTGAATTCAccactactagatcagtttccttcTAAAGGATAAATTCCATTATGCAAAATGAGTTGTAATTCACAGAACGTGGTTTGTTTCCTTTTGAtgtggaaattttttttttgttcttagcaACAAAACTGCGTTACTTCCTTTAAGGGGTTACGGGCTTGCCTGGAATCTGAAGCGTCACATAATTGGACAGAAGTGGACAGGTTTgtctacatattttacatttaataaatccACCTGTTTGGCAATAAGTAAAATATTACATCTACGATGTCTTCACCAAATCGTAGACAGAAATATGGAAATCGTCATCAAATTTTAAGCAATAAACAGAGGGTTTGGCTTCCACTTGGTGTATTACCATGCAAGTCCTTTTTGAGCCATCTTCTTTGGCATACTCCACTTGCTTTCCTACAAGGCTGTCCACAACTTCTCCTGGTTCTCTTTCTGCTGGAGGGGAATCATTAGAGTCTGGCATGATGCGGAGATCTCCTTCTTTGTAGTCATCTAATAGCTGATACATATATAAAACTGGGTCCTTCTCGTAGGTTATATAAAACCATGTGTTCATTATGGGAGCTCTTGCTAAGACCATTCCTCTACACTCATCCTTAGAACCATCTTCTGTTTCAAACATGTGTTCAACAGCTTTACCAATCATTGTGTCTGCCAAGTGAGCATCACTAATTCGAGATGAAGCAACTCTATCTGGAAGAACTTCAAGAGCAGACACTCGCTCATCCTTGTGGAGTTCTAGTCCATAGACACAATCAAATCCATCATATTTAATAAGATAAAGGGATGGGTTGACTGGCACTTGATCCAATACAGTTCCTTTCCATTGTGTTATTGGGCCACTACCTTCTTTCCAACCATGCTGTATTCTGCAACCTACAATATTCCTCCGGGGCTGGGAACTTGGTTTGCTTGGACCAACATTATTTCGATTCTTCTTGTGAGAAGTCCTTTTTTTCATCATACTGGCAGACACACCTGCATGTGCTGCATCACCTCTGGCTCTCTGACCTGCTGCCTTTCCGAATGGGGTCTTCATTCATctctgtataaaagggcagcaaAGCTGACAAACTAGGGTAAAAATCCTATTCCTCCAATTTCCCTTTTTTGTTCCAGTCTATACAAAGAAACTGTGTCCTTTTAGTCCACCATCCAAGCAAGATTTCTGTGTTTCAATCCACAGCAAGTGGTTCCGATGTCAGGCTACTCCAACCTGAAGAGTGCTGCATAGACGTAACATTCAGGTTACTACACAGTCCCTCCAGTCCTTGCGATTTGTTGCAGTACTCTGTCTCaatgatatattattttttttttagtgtcctaACCTCCTCCCTTTTTTCTGCCTGCCTTATCCGTCATAGGTTTTGTCGGCAGCACTAACAGCACCTCCCGCCTCAAGCTCTCCTGCTGAACTTCCAAACCCGGCCCATACCCTCACATTCCAGTTCCTCATTTTCCTTCGTCTTTGGAACCCCTCCCCCCACTACATTTCCTCTGCCagatccatatgtcctctttcctgctcctggagcctctgctaataaggcctaataataaataagtgtactcggtgtctaatccagttttttttagatttcccggttgcaacaaattatctctgggtttctcaaatcaatgccttaaatgtaatctattgttcaaaaggatgccatatgtcctctttcttttttttttttctcagtatttttgtttattttagaaaatgtaatgcacttataggttcactaagattatgactttgcacactgccattttccatgcagcattttgacatgtcgtgtgatatgactagaagattgaataatggtatgttttgaatctgctgagcataataaaaaaaaaaaaaatttaatttaacttgagttaataactgaagcatgacttcaggagtcaggtgtggtcgtaggtagtggttgaaagcagattatttttattgcaaattgcaattgccacagcgtgcataaaatgagtgtcactagtccaaatcttacctttttttttcattcaggggtgtccggcgctatattggaaaggcaaaaaacaggtctccgtacctgttgatataaggggtgactagtgcttttaccaggctcctcttggatagccccagaaagtgtgactatgaatcccaaaaagaaaattaaattaaggttgaaaactaactccaaagtaacttgtaagacctggagctcctcaaacacacatcctaccgcaacagctataggctccgccccccaaatcttacctttttaatgccaattgatattgccacagctggaacaacagtaaataacatgtgcatcaccacagtctccgaagctgttgtcggatgtatacaacaGCTTCGGggtgcaaagagatggctaccggaacactccaggaacttcccaagagtcgctgtcttgtgtttctggtgatgttggagacatctgggtagtgtacagggaggcccaaaatcctctccatctctgtgcaccacaggacaggacgtccttgtcatccataagcacatgaaattgcttgcattttccttggttcaagaagttcagcttttgtggtgatagtacagaattaaataaactttggtttcctaccatactcaagacaatcttgtagttcaagcttcggacttgctgtgggaaacagtggcctgtccataccaggaagatgatttagacagaagtaacgggctctgattgcaggtgacacatgtttatcgtcaatcatcaaaggggttgcgtgcagaatatggctgattgccccttattcacatgtttgtccagagccacaacatttgcaaacaggtcGAAGAAAGGTCAGTTCTcgccagccttaagttgagcttcatttaccaaatgctgatattcaaaaaatagacaaacagtgccttaaaaaacacatttgcaatatggattcaccagagcaaggtcattgcaagtacttcccacgataacaaaattaaaatgccacaactccacaatcttccccttcacattattattgtcacactacattgtactcctatgcccacctccctgctcttgtttttgttgagggtcctggagcctctgctaaaaaggcctatggataaataagtgtactgggtgtctaatcaatgtttttttctatttcccgggtcatataaatgatctctgggattctaaaatcaatgcctttcctgtaatctattattcaaaaggatgacatatgtcctctttcatgctgttgttttggttgaggctccgggaccctcttattaaaaaggcctgaggataaataagtgtactgggtgtctaatcaatgtttttttctatttcccggttgcaaataatgatctgtgggtttctaaaatcaatgcctttcctgtaatctattattcaaaaggatgacatatgtcctctttcatgctgttgttttggttgaggctccgggaccctcttattaaaaaggcctgaggataaataagtctactgagtgtctaatcaatgtttttttctatttcccggttgcaaataatgatctgtgggtttctaaaatcaatgcctttcctgtaatctattattcaaaaggatgacatatgtcctctttcatgctgttgtttcggttgaggctccgggaccctcttattaaaaaggcctgaggataaataagtgtactgggtgtctaatcaatgtttttttctatttcacggttgcaaataatgatctgtgggtttctaaaatcaatgcctttcctgtaatctataattcaaaaggatgacatatgtcctctttcatgctgttgtttcggttgaggctccgggaccctcttattaaaaaggcctaaggataaataagtgtactggatgtctaatcaatgtttttttctatttcccggttgcaaataatgatctgtgggtttctaaaatcaatgcctttcctgtaatctattattcaaaaggatgccatatgtcctctttcatgctgttgtttcggttgaggctccgggaccctcttattaaaaaggcctgaggaaaaataagtgtactgggtgtctaatcaatgtttttttctatttcacggttgcaaataatgatctgtgggtttctaaaatcaatgcctttcctgtaatctattattcaaaaggatgacatatgtcctctttcatgctgttgtttcggttgaggctccgggaccctcttattaaaaaggcctaaggataaataagtgtactgggtgtctaatcaatgtttttttctatttcacggttgcaaataatgatctgtcggtttctaaaatcaatgcctttcctgtaatctataattcaaaaggatgacatatgtcctctttcatgctgttgtttcggttgaggctccgggaccctcttattaaaaaggcctgaggataaataagtgtactgggtgtctaatcaatgtttttttctatttcccggttgcaaataatgatctgtgggtttctaaaatcaatgtctttcctgtaatctattattcaaaaggatgacatatgtcctctttcatgctgttgtttcggttgaggctccgggaccctcttattaaaaaggcctgaggataaataagtgtactgggtgtctaatcaatgtttttttctatttcccgggtcatataaatgatctctgggattataaaatcaatgccttaactgtaatcaattgttcacaaggatgccatatgtcctctttcatgctgttgtttcagttgaggctccgggagcctcttataaaaaggcctaaggataaagaagtgttctgggtgtccaatcaatgtttttttttatttcacagttgcaaaaaaattatctatggctttgtaaaatctatgccttacctgtcatctattgttcaaaaggatgccatatgtcctctttcctgctgttgtttttgttgggggtccggaacactattctaaaaaggtcgaaggagaacgacctgtactgtacttggtgtccaatcatgtttttgttttcaatttcacggttcataataaatatcgcagtgtaactaaaatcaatgccatacctgtactctgttgttcaaaaggatggcatatgtggtgtttcattctgttgtggttgttgagggtcgtggccgtgggacagcgtataaaacggctgaaggagaacaacctgtacagccttgctcctctttttaggcaggccagctctttgcatacatgcctcttttagggagaggtgcagccataatgcagggtcagaacctctgcctgcaactgttatacttgattttgcgaaaggaagtaaccttaccatggttccctgcacgcacgtattgttgttatattttggtgagggtaatcatgatggccatgtagaccaccaccactgagagtcctggaagtaacagggatgagatgaaagagctaagaatagtagaacttgaaacaacagagttagccatgggtgttagtgcaagactgcttggcttttttttggctttgggtgcggctattcatgcaggccatatagagctgccaccattcggtgtcgtatcagctataaaaataataagaacagtactaccaaaatacagccaatgaagggccttaggaagtctgagccaaggttggattgtagtatttggttaggctaatcatgatggccatgtagaccaccaccgagagtcctggaagtaacagggatgatgagatgaaagtgctaagaatagtactacttgaaacaacagagttagccatgggtgttaatccaagaccgcttggatttatttttgtattgggtgcggctaatcatgcaggccatatagagctgccaccattcggtgttgtatcagctataaaaataataagaactgtactatcaaaatacagacaatgaagggcctatgaagactgagcaaaggttggattgtagtattttgttcggctaatcatgatggccatgcagaccacccgtaacagggatgaaagtgctaagaatagtactaattgaa is part of the Bombina bombina isolate aBomBom1 chromosome 6, aBomBom1.pri, whole genome shotgun sequence genome and harbors:
- the LOC128664964 gene encoding spindlin-Z-like isoform X2, with amino-acid sequence MKTPFGKAAGQRARGDAAHAGVSASMMKKRTSHKKNRNNVGPSKPSSQPRRNIVGCRIQHGWKEGSGPITQWKGTVLDQLLDDYKEGDLRIMPDSNDSPPAEREPGEVVDSLVGKQVEYAKEDGSKRTCMVIHQVEAKPSVYCLKFDDDFHISVYDLVKTS
- the LOC128664964 gene encoding spindlin-Z-like isoform X1; its protein translation is MKTPFGKAAGQRARGDAAHAGVSASMMKKRTSHKKNRNNVGPSKPSSQPRRNIVGCRIQHGWKEGSGPITQWKGTVLDQVPVNPSLYLIKYDGFDCVYGLELHKDERVSALEVLPDRVASSRISDAHLADTMIGKAVEHMFETEDGSKDECRGMVLARAPIMNTWFYITYEKDPVLYMYQLLDDYKEGDLRIMPDSNDSPPAEREPGEVVDSLVGKQVEYAKEDGSKRTCMVIHQVEAKPSVYCLKFDDDFHISVYDLVKTS